tgctaactttggggtttttttgttcttctttctctaatttctttaggtgcaaggttaggttgtttattcgagatgtttcctgtttcttaaggtaggattgtattgctataaacttccctcttagaactgcttttggtgcatcccataggttttgggtcgtcgtgtctccattgtcatttgtttctaggtattttttgatttcctctttgatgtcttcagtgatcacttcgttattaagtagtgtattgtttagcctccatgtgtttgtattttttacagatcttttcctgtaattgatatctagtctcatagcgttgtggtcggaaaagatacttgatacaatttcaattttcttaaatttaccaaggcttgatttgtgacccaagatatgatctatcctggagaatgttccatgagcacttgagaaaaatgtgtattctgttgtttttggatggaatgtcctataaatatcaattaagtccatcttgtttaatgtatcatttaaagtttgtgtttccttatttattttcattttggatgatctgtccatgggtgaaagtggggtgttaaagtcccctactatgaatgtgttactgtcaatttccccttttatggctgttagtatttgccttatgtattgaggtgctcctatgttgggtgcataaatatttacaattgttatgtcttcttcttggatcgatcccttgatcattatgtagtgtccttctttgtctcttctaatagtgtttattttaaagtctattttgtctgatatgagaattgctactccagctttcttttggtttccatttgcatggaatatctttttccatccccttactgtcaatctgtatgtgtctctaggtctgaagtgggtctcttgtagacagcatatatatgggttttgtttttgtatccattcagccagtctgtttcttttggtgggagcatttaatccatttacatttaaggtaattatcgatatgtatgttcctattcccattttcttaattgttttggattttttattgtaggtcttttccttctcttgtgtttcttgcctagagaagttcctttagcatttgttgtaaagctggtttggtggtgctgaactctctcagcttttgcttgtctgtaaaggttttaatttctccatcaaatctgaatgagatccttgctgggtaaagtaatgttggttgtaggtttttctccttcatcacttaaatatgtcctgccgtcccttctggcttgcagagtttctgctgaaagatcagctgttaaccttatggggattcccttgtgtgttatttgttgtttttcccttgctgcttttaatatgttttctttgtatttaatttttgacagttcgattaatatgtgtctttttgtgtttctccttggatttatcctgtatggactctctgtgcttcctggacttgattaactatttcctttcccatattagggaagttttcaactataatctcttcaaatattttctcagtccctttctttttctcttcttcttctggaacccctataattcgaatgttggtgtgtttaatgttgtctcagaggtctctgagactgtcctcagttcttttcattcttttttctttattctgctctgcagtagttatttccactattttatcttccaggtcacttatccattcttctgcctcagttattctgctattgatcccatctagagttttttgtgtttttttttgcggtacgcgggcctctcccgttgcggagcacaggctccggacgtgcaggcccagtggccatggctcacgggcctagccgctccgcggcatgtgggatcttcccggaccggggcacgaacccgtgtcccctgcatcgacaggcggactctcaaccactgtgccaccagggaagcccaagaaaaagatttctttaaaaagaaaaaaaaaaaaatggacaggcaGAACgctaggacaaatgataaaagcaaagctatacagacaaaatcacacacagaagcatacacatacacactcacaaagagaaaaagggggaaaaaaaatatatatatatatcgctgctcccaaagtccacctcctcaatttcggatgattcgttgtctattcaggtattccacagatgcgggtacatcaaggtgattgtggagatttaatccactgctcctgaggctgctgggagagatttccctttctcttctttgtttgcacagctcccagggctcagctttggatttggccccgcctctgcgtgtaggtctctggagggtgtctgttcttcgctcagacaggacgaggttaaaggagcagctgactctgggactctggctcactcaggccggggtgggagggaggggtgcggatgcggggcgagcctgcggcggcagaggctggtgtgatgttgcaccagcccaAGGctcgccgtgtgttctcccgttctcccggggaagttgtccctggatcccgggaccctggcagtggcgggctgcacaggctccccggaagggaggtgtggagagtgacctgtgctcgcacacaggcttcttggtggcggcagcagcagccttagcgtctcatgcccgtctctggggtccgcgctgttagccgcggctcgcacccgtctctggagctcctttaagcagcactcttaatcccctcttctcgcgtaccaggaaacaaagagggaagaaaaagtctcttgcctcttctgcaggtccagaccttttcccggactcccttccggctagccgtggggcactaaccccttcaggctgtgttcacgccgccagtcctctccctgcgctctgaccgaagcctgagcctcagctcccagccccgcccaccccggcgggtgagcaaacaagcctctcgggctggtgagcgcCGGTCagcacctatcctctgtgcgggaatctcctcgttttgccctccgcacctctgttgctgtgctctcctccgcggctccgatgcttcccccctccgccccccgcagtctccgcctgcgaaggggcttcctagtgtgtggaaccctttcctccttcacagctcccttccactggtgcaggtcccgtccctattcttttgtctctgtttgttcttttttcttttgccctacccaggtacgtggggagtttcttgccttttgggaggtctgagatcttctgccagcgttcagtaggtgttctgtaggagttgttccacatgtagatgtatttctggtgtatctgtggggaggaaggtgatctccacgtcttactcgtGCACCGTCTTCCCGATTCCCACATCTCTAATTCTTGAATTCTAAGATTCGGGGGTAGAACTCCTGTTCACCCCATCAAATACCTGAAATCCACCTTAGACTTCAACCTTCTAGGCAAATTTTGTTCTGTTATGTGGCTCTTGCCTGCCATACTGCCACAATGTTTACACTGAAAACCTTATCTCCAGTTCTGACCAAGTCATCATGAAAAGGTTAACTTAGACCTTAGATGCAAGATAGGCACAAACTGAGCTCTCAGGAATATCACTGTCAACTGTCTCCcacataaatgaaatattttaaaataaaacatatataaaaacttCCCTGCcagggtcaggaattcaggattaggtttatttatttgtttttattttgtatgattCCCTTTCCTTTTATTACTCAGGCTAATATTAAAGCAAGACTTGAATTCTGAGAACTTGCACCCACATATGGGGAGTGCTGACAGCTCAGGAGCAGTTTCCATGACAGGAGAAAGCCAACTCCAAATTCCATATTTGCCGTGGCTAATCCACGAGTGGCCAATTGAGAATTGTGGTAAAATTTAGGGGAGGAATGGGCAGAAATCTGGGCGAAGGTGGGTAATTACCACACCCAGGATTATCTTTAAGAAGCAGGTCTTGGCTGCTCTTCTCAATATCCTGAAAGTTCGAAACAAATTTACGGACAGGCCAAGATGGGAACCATCTATGTATACATGAGTGATTCCTAAAAATCTTTCTGTAGCCAAACTCCATCTGGGTGCTCCTAAATTGCACCATACATGGCGCATCCTCTGAGTTCAGTATTGTCCTTTCTAGGCTCCTCTTAAAATGCAAATAGTGCCGGATCAATTTAACATTCCAGATTACAAGAGAGCTAGGAACCAAGTGGAGAGACCTTTTAAGGGTGGAAAACATCCTGAAGAGCAGTCAAGTTGCTGAATTCAAACTTGAAGTTATATTCATGTTTGCTTGGGAGTTTCTGAGTGCCTGGGGTCAACAGTCTCCCACTATATAcactttcctttttctgtgcTGACTGGTATGCATAGAGTGGGGACCGAAAGAGTCCCCAGCTGAGCAGACACAAAGCATCAGCCACCCAGAGACCAGACAACTTATGGAAGAAGATGGGCCATGTCTGTCTGTGTTTCTTTCCCCTAGGGGTACAAGAGGACAGGCACTTCTAGGAGGAGGTAGTGAGATGGATACCAGGAATAACAGAAATATGAGCTTCCAGATTGGTACCTCAGTTCCTCAGCTCCCTTAAGTCCTAAATGAAAAGAATAAGCAGTCACcgcttcttttttaattaatttatttatttttggctgcactggggctttgtctagttgtggcgagcgggggctactcttccattgtggcgcgggcttctcattgcggtggcttctcttgttgcggagcacgggctccaggcacacaggcttcactagctgtggctcgcgggctctagagtgcaggttcagtagttgtggcgcatggccttagttgctctgcggcatgtggggtcttcccagaccagggctcgaacccgtgttctcagcattggcaggtggattcttaaccactgtgccaccagggaagccctaagtagtCACCTCTTCTCAAGGTATTCGATAGAGGTATGAAGGAGGGTAGAAAAGTGCTCTGAAATCTTTACCATCCCTGACTCAAAAGAAGGACTACCTTGTTGACCTAAAGAAACAGACAATTAGAAAAGATTTCCTGCCTGACATCTGGGTGGGATATAGCATTAGGATCTCCAGTATATTTGCTGCTTATTGATGAAAACGACAGTTCTCAGGGTCTTCAGCCAAGAGGTGTAGCCAAGTGGTCCCTGTCTAGAGCACCAGAACCAGATAAGCACACATGCACACTTCCCTTGAGTAGAAACTCCCATCAAGCCTGCTATTTGGGCGTGGCAGCCAGGGTTCCTGTGGGACATGTCATGATCCAGAGGAAGAGCAGAGCATTTACTCCCAGTCTTCAGCTTCCAGATGAGGACAGCTGACCCAagactatttttgttttcttctcagatgcttttatttatttatttatttatttttaaattctgactTCCTTGCAGTTAGGaagtcagaatttctttttttaaaaaattaattaattaattaattaattgattttgagctgtgttgggtcttcgtttctgtgagagggctttctctagttgtggcaagcgggggccactcttcatcgcgatgcgcgggcctctcactattgcggcctctcttgctgcggagcacaggctccagacgcacaggctcagtagttgtggctcacgggcctagttgctccgcggcatgtgggatcttcccagaccagggcttgaagccgcgtcccctgcattagcaggcagattctcaaccactgcgccaccagggaagcccagatccttTTATTTATTAGCCAAAGAAGGGGGATGGGCTTTGGTTTGTGATCTTCAGTAAAGCCTAGGTCTTGCCCCATGAAGGGAGATGGTAATTGGCCCATTATTAACAAGAGGTAATTTTTGTTTATGAGATGTTAAGAATTACTCCATGGTTTAGAGGTGGGCATAGTGGTCATATACCTCAAACTTTCGGGGATCCCCTCTGAAatcttctattttccttttctaattatGGGTATCCTGTAACTGATTTAACTCCTTTTGGGGTAGACCCTGTTTCTATCTTTAGCCTGTTCCACCTACATGTACTTGAGCTTACATGAAGTTTTGTTCTGTTCTACATTTACCTCTTTTTAACTCACGTGTTTGTATCTTCTGTATTTGGTGAATATGTCTATATTCATGCTTCCCATTCTTTTCATGATTGTATAGACTCATCACCTTCTCCCTCAAACTTCATCTTTCAGGACCAGGAGTTTTCACTTGGGAGGGGAGGGAtatagaagagaagggaagaaatttATCAGAAACATTTGGGGAATTCTTCCAAATACAGCAGGTCTGCTCACCCCTCCCCTGAGTATACCAAAATCTTGGCTGGGGAAATTAGTATTTTTTGAGAATTTCCACATTTAGTTCCAATGGTCAACTCCCTCTACCCTTTTGAACTGAAGGAGTTCACACTCCTTCATCATGAACAAAGATGATGGATGGACAGGGTGCAAAGATGAATTTCTTGGGTCATCACTGTGTTGAACTGAAGACACTGATCTTTTTGTTCTTTGTGAAGCACTTCCTTCATTTTGTGATAGCTCATGTTGATATTCAGATGGAATAAAGTTTCCATTCATTGTGGGACTGACAGTGTTTGGGGATTGCAATGAAACCTTGCaatcataaaatttaaattggTACTTAACTACAAAGGTCGGCGACATCAGACCTGCACTGATGCAGATCCACCTAATCCAGTAGCTTCTTCACTTGCTTTACTCCTGGTTGTCCCTGGACAGATTCCTCAAGTGACTGAAGGCAACCAGAGATGGAAAGGGCCAACAGAAGCTCCTTGGAGAGCTTTATTCTGATGGGTGTATCTGACCATCCCCAGCTGGAGATAATCTTTTTTGTAGTCATCCTCTTCTCCTACTTGCTGACCCTTGTTGGGAACTCAACCATGATCCTGCTTTCCAGCCTGGATGCCCGGCTCCACACACCCATGTACTTCTTCCTCAGCAACTTCTCCTCCCTGGATCTTGCTTTTACTACTAGCTCAGTCCCCCAAGTGCTGATCATCTTGTGGGGATCAGACAAGACCATCAGCTATGGTGGCTGTGTGACCCCAACTCAATGTTTTCCTCTGGCTAGGGGCTACTGAGTGCATCCTGCTGTTGGTGATGGCATTTGACTACTATGTCATGGTGTGCTGGCCCCTGCACTACACCACCATCATGAACCCCTGGCTCTGCTGGCTGCTGGCTGCCATTGCCTGTTTGGGTGGCTTGGGCAACTCTGTGGTCCAGTCAACCTTCACTCTGCAGCTCCCTTTGTGAGGGCACCAGAGGGTGGACAGCTTCCTGTGTGAGGTGCCCGCCATGATCAAACTAGCCTGTGGAGACACAAGTCTCAATGGTGTCTGCACCTTCTTCACCACTGTCCCATTAAGCATCATCCTGATCTCCTACTGCTACATAGCTCAGGCAGTGCTGAAGATCCACTCGGCCAAGGGACAGAGAAAGACCTTTAACACGTGCCTCTCTTATCTGGTGGTGGTACTCCTCTTTTATGGCTCTTTTATGGTGGTACTCCTCTTTTATGGCTCTTTTATGGCTCAGCTATCTATGGGTATCTGCTTCCTGCTAAGACCAGCAACCAGGACAAATTCATTTCCCTCTTCTACTCTGTGGTCACACCCATGGTGAACCCTCTCATTTACACTCTGAGGAACAAGGAGGTGAAGGGGGCGCTGAGGAGGCTGCTGGGGAAGTCAGCTGAAGGAAGGGAAAACTATCATTTACCACCTCTTCATTTCTACAAgctttttctcattctctctggCCAGGTGAACGTGAGGAGTACTGACCGCAGTACAAGCATGTTCTTGACAGCACTAAGCTGTTGGTACATGgttaatgttatttcttttttttttttttttttgaggttaaagggattttttttttaacatctttattggggtataattgctttacaatggtgtgttagtttctgctttataacaaaggaaatcagttatacatgtacatatgttcccatatctcttccctcttgcgtctccctccctcccaccctccctatcccacccctccaagtggtcacaaagcaccgagctgatctccctgtgctatgcggctgcttcccactagctatctaccttacgtttggtagtgtatatatgtccatgcctctctctcgctttgtcacagctcacccttccccctccccatatcctcaagtccgttctctatctttatttatttatttgcggtacgcggacctctcaccgctgcggcctctcccgttgcggagcacaggctccggacgcgcaggctcagtggccatggtccACTGGtccactggcccagctgctccgcagcacatgggaccctcccggaccggggcacgaacccgtgccccctgcatcggcaggcggactctcaaccactgcgccaccagggaagcccgttaatGTTATTTCTAATGTTCTACACTTCTTTACCAAATATCCTACTGTGGACCACAGATAACAGGGCAGATGTGTCATCAATGACTCAGAGGTTGTTGACTTAGTACAGACTTAGTTCACTGTCACTGCTGTCCACATTTTAttacatgtaataaatattacatatgtatTATTGTATTTCTAGAGAATTCTGTACTTTTCTAAAGAAAGCACCTCCACTTGGCAGTATCTTATATAATTCCATAAAATCAAGCCAGGTTTTATTAGCCCCAGTTGAAAACCCAAGAATTCATCTTTGCACCctatccatccatcatctttgtccatctctctttgtcttttcttaATGTTTCAGTCTATCTACCCACACTTCCCAGTCATATGCCCCTCTGTCATCTTGTTTAACCTCTATTTTATGTCTAcattccattttcccttttgcCTTATCCAATGTTGAATGAGAAATGGTAGgaaggagattggttcaagatgatggagtagaaggacgtgctctcactccctcttgcgagagcactggaatcacaactaattgctgaacaatcatcaacaggaagacactggaactcaccaaaaaagataccccacatccaaagagaaaggagaagccacaatgagacagaaggaggggcacaatcacaataaaatcaaatcccataactgctggggggttgactcacaaactggagaacacttataccacagaagtccacccactggagtgaaggttctgagccccacgtcaggcttctaacctgggggtctggcaacaggagaagGAATTCCCAGaggatcagactttgaaggcgAGATTTGACTGTAGGAttttgacaggactgggagaaacagagactccactcttggagggcacacacaaagtagtgtgcatatcgggtcccaggggaaggagcagtgacccccataggagactgaactagacctatttgctagtgttggagggtctcctgcagaggcagagggtggctgtgtctcaccatgtggacaaggacactggcagcagaagttctgggaagtactccttggtgtgagccctcccagagtccaacattagccccaccaaagagcccaggtaggctccagggttgggtcacctcaggccaaacaaccaacagcgagggaacccagccccacccatcagcagacaagtggattaaagttttactgagctctgccaccagagcaacagccagttctacccaccaccagtcgctTCCATCAGGAAAGTTGCACAAGACTCTTAGAAAAcctaatccaccagagggcagacagcagaagcaagaagaactacaatcctacagcctgtggaacaaaaaccacattcagaaagatagacaagatgaaaaggcagagggttatgtaccagatgaaggaacaagataaaaccccagaaaaacaactaaatgaagtggagataggtaaccttccagaaaaagaattcagaataatgatagtgaagatgatccaggacctccaaaaagaatggaggcaaagatcaagaagatgttagaaatgtttaaaaaagacctagaagaattaaagaacaaacaaacatagatgaacaatacaataactgaaatgaaaactacactagaaggaatcaatagcagaataactgaggtagaagaacagataagtgacctggaagacagaaaggaggaATTCACctctgcggaacagaataaagaaaaaagaaataaagacagcctaagagacctctgggacaacattaaatgcaacaacactcgcattataggggtctcagaatgagaagagagagagaaagaacctgagaaaatatttgaagagattatagtcaaaaacttccctaacatggg
The sequence above is a segment of the Orcinus orca chromosome 16, mOrcOrc1.1, whole genome shotgun sequence genome. Coding sequences within it:
- the LOC101274107 gene encoding LOW QUALITY PROTEIN: olfactory receptor 2C1 (The sequence of the model RefSeq protein was modified relative to this genomic sequence to represent the inferred CDS: deleted 1 base in 1 codon; substituted 1 base at 1 genomic stop codon) — encoded protein: MERANRSSLESFILMGVSDHPQLEIIFFVVILFSYLLTLVGNSTMILLSSLDARLHTPMYFFLSNFSSLDLAFTTSSVPQVLIILWGSDKTISYGGCVTQLNVFLWLGATECILLLVMAFDYYVMVCWPLHYTTIMNPWLCWLLAAIACLGGLGNSVVQSTFTLQLPLXGHQRVDSFLCEVPAMIKLACGDTSLNGVCTFFTTVPLSIILISYCYIAQAVLKIHSAKGQRKTFNTCLSYLVVVRLFYGSAIYGYLLPAKTSNQDKFISLFYSVVTPMVNPLIYTLRNKEVKGALRRLLGKSAEGRENYHLPPLHFYKLFLILSGQVNVRSTDRSTSMFLTALSCWYMVNVISFFFFFLRLKGFFF